Proteins encoded in a region of the Sulfurospirillum arsenophilum NBRC 109478 genome:
- a CDS encoding L-aspartate oxidase: MTYDVVVIGSGIAGLMAAIEAKSETNSVAIITKSNIFKSNSAVASGGINAVLDEKNEVEIQKHCDDTMKSSKDLGDKKAISYLCHQAPLIIKKLEAYGVVFDRDENGDILQRSFGGGSSKRTCFVGDSTGSAITQALIKKAKLVGVDFLVNHFVMDITKIEEYISGVVALKKLDSTVTVYPAKAVVFAGGGYAGIYRGFSTNAQDCTGDLLSVALRAGMSLKDMEFVQFHPTGFAKTSYLVSEAARGEGGHLVNSDGERFVNELGTRDVLARAIFEQMRAGKKVYLDMRHISKEILETRIPSLYKNAYNQVGVDLSDELLEIKPVAHYSMGGIASSMTSSELKGLFICGESAALGVHGANRLGGNSLLEGAVFGELAGKKAREYAFNKGFLPIDYNVVIKNMDLVQRIFDGDCSKNFNAMRISVGKIMFDKAGIFRNEVSLQEAFDYMKYLRLESNTLHCIDKGKHNNVELISILELRNALELSEAVILSAMQRKESRGAHFREDFAFTCKEGDRHVLIKELQKGFFKVQYEESGLTKWLKKILT; encoded by the coding sequence ATGACATATGACGTAGTCGTAATAGGTTCAGGCATCGCAGGGCTTATGGCAGCGATCGAAGCCAAGAGTGAAACCAACAGTGTTGCGATCATCACAAAAAGCAACATTTTTAAGTCCAACAGTGCAGTTGCCAGTGGTGGAATCAACGCTGTTTTAGATGAAAAAAATGAAGTCGAGATTCAAAAACACTGTGATGACACGATGAAAAGCTCCAAAGATCTTGGGGATAAAAAAGCGATTAGTTATCTTTGTCACCAAGCACCTCTGATTATTAAAAAATTAGAAGCGTATGGTGTGGTGTTTGATCGAGATGAAAATGGCGATATTTTGCAACGAAGTTTTGGTGGTGGAAGTTCTAAACGTACCTGTTTTGTGGGCGATAGCACGGGTTCTGCCATCACGCAGGCACTCATTAAAAAAGCAAAACTGGTTGGAGTGGATTTTTTAGTCAACCATTTTGTCATGGATATCACCAAAATAGAAGAGTACATCAGCGGTGTGGTTGCGCTTAAAAAACTAGACTCAACCGTGACCGTTTACCCTGCCAAAGCAGTTGTCTTTGCCGGCGGTGGGTATGCAGGCATTTACAGAGGGTTTAGCACCAACGCGCAAGACTGTACGGGTGATCTTTTAAGCGTGGCATTAAGAGCGGGTATGAGTCTTAAAGACATGGAGTTTGTACAGTTTCACCCAACAGGATTTGCCAAGACCAGTTACTTAGTCTCAGAAGCGGCGCGTGGGGAGGGTGGACATCTTGTAAACTCTGATGGGGAACGTTTTGTCAATGAGTTAGGCACTCGTGATGTGCTTGCACGCGCCATTTTTGAGCAGATGAGGGCAGGTAAAAAAGTCTATCTTGACATGCGTCATATCTCCAAAGAGATTTTAGAGACACGTATTCCTTCTTTGTATAAAAATGCTTACAATCAAGTGGGTGTTGATCTATCAGATGAGCTTTTAGAGATCAAACCTGTGGCACACTACAGTATGGGAGGCATCGCTTCATCGATGACATCAAGTGAACTCAAAGGACTCTTCATTTGTGGGGAGAGTGCAGCACTTGGTGTTCATGGCGCGAACCGTTTGGGTGGAAATTCGCTTTTAGAAGGTGCTGTTTTTGGAGAACTTGCAGGTAAAAAAGCGCGTGAGTACGCATTCAATAAGGGGTTTTTACCGATTGATTACAACGTTGTGATTAAAAATATGGATTTGGTGCAACGCATTTTTGATGGAGATTGTTCCAAAAACTTCAATGCGATGCGCATCTCTGTGGGAAAAATAATGTTTGATAAAGCGGGGATTTTTCGCAATGAAGTAAGCCTTCAAGAGGCATTTGACTATATGAAATACTTGCGTTTAGAGTCTAATACACTGCATTGTATTGACAAAGGGAAACACAATAACGTTGAGTTGATTTCGATTTTAGAACTTCGTAACGCGTTGGAGCTCAGCGAAGCCGTTATACTCTCAGCCATGCAGCGCAAAGAGAGTAGAGGGGCACATTTTAGGGAGGATTTTGCCTTTACATGTAAAGAGGGTGATCGTCATGTTCTCATTAAAGAGCTTCAAAAAGGGTTCTTTAAAGTTCAGTACGAAGAGAGTGGTTTGACGAAGTGGCTCAAGAAAATTTTAACATAA
- a CDS encoding aldo/keto reductase gives MRFTHATPEATYGFAKRFSHYKDFYARHDGLIFSKLGFGTFKKEPYKEENYTFDYKEALKTAIKNGVNVIDTAINYRYQQSEREIGEVLEALFKSGEVKREELIICSKGGFVPLDFPFPQNPYEWISEHIIQKGLATSDEIELDQHCMTPEFLKDSLERSLGNLHVKCLDIYFLHNPETQLTKIGYNQFLKKLEEIFACFEKMVREGKIKAYGLAVWNAFTYEEGNSEYIRLEDVYDVAHKVGGANHHFKYIQLPFNIAKTHAYSVPNQKMSDGNYYTPLQVAHKLGLGVMSSSSLLQMHLFQKPFKPEVGYLLDSKMELQSDVQLALQFVRSTRGIVTSLFSSCKSEHVSSNLGIATINATNSAKYNLLYKVER, from the coding sequence ATGCGTTTTACTCATGCAACTCCCGAAGCAACGTACGGTTTTGCTAAACGTTTTTCACATTACAAGGACTTTTATGCCAGACATGATGGTCTTATTTTTTCAAAACTGGGTTTTGGGACCTTTAAAAAAGAGCCCTATAAAGAAGAAAATTATACATTTGATTATAAAGAGGCCCTAAAAACGGCTATAAAAAATGGTGTCAATGTCATCGACACAGCCATCAACTATCGCTATCAGCAAAGTGAGCGTGAAATTGGGGAAGTATTGGAAGCACTTTTCAAGAGTGGTGAGGTCAAGAGGGAAGAGCTTATCATTTGTTCCAAAGGTGGCTTCGTACCGCTTGATTTTCCTTTTCCTCAAAATCCTTACGAGTGGATTAGTGAGCATATCATCCAAAAAGGATTAGCGACATCAGATGAGATCGAGTTAGATCAGCACTGTATGACACCAGAGTTCTTGAAAGATTCGCTGGAGCGCTCCCTTGGCAATTTACATGTAAAGTGTTTGGACATCTATTTTTTACATAATCCAGAGACGCAACTCACCAAAATAGGCTACAACCAGTTTCTCAAAAAGCTTGAAGAAATATTCGCATGTTTTGAAAAGATGGTAAGGGAAGGCAAAATAAAAGCGTATGGTTTGGCAGTCTGGAACGCATTTACCTATGAAGAGGGCAATAGCGAGTACATCCGTCTTGAAGATGTTTACGATGTAGCGCACAAAGTTGGTGGAGCAAATCATCATTTTAAGTACATTCAACTGCCATTCAACATCGCTAAAACTCATGCCTACAGTGTGCCAAATCAAAAAATGAGTGATGGCAACTACTACACGCCTCTGCAAGTTGCTCATAAACTAGGGCTTGGTGTCATGAGCAGCTCTTCACTTCTACAGATGCACCTTTTTCAAAAGCCTTTTAAGCCTGAAGTGGGGTATCTTTTGGATTCAAAGATGGAGTTGCAAAGCGATGTTCAGCTTGCCCTTCAGTTTGTGCGTTCAACCAGAGGCATCGTTACTTCGTTGTTTAGCTCTTGCAAAAGTGAACACGTAAGCAGTAATCTAGGCATTGCGACGATAAATGCCACCAACAGTGCCAAATACAATCTTCTTTATAAGGTGGAGCGATAA
- the cstA gene encoding pyruvate/proton symporter CstA codes for MSANSSSTSSKIAWLFVAILGAIAFGYIALNHGETINAMWVLTASVCVYLIGYRFYSLYIADKVLKVDATRMTPAFRHNDGLDYVPTNKVILFGHHFAAIAGAGPLVGPVLAAQMGYLPSMLWILIGVVIAGAVQDYMVLFVSTRRDGRSLGELVKTEMGTIPGVIALIACFMIMIIILAVLAMVVVKALTHSPWGTFTVAFTIPLAFFMGIYLRFIRPGKILEASVFGIAGLIFGIIVGGEVAASPTWAPYFDLSGVALTWALVIYGFVAAVLPVWLLLAPRDYLSTFLKIGAIIGLAIGIIVLMPNMQMPAVTKYAFDGHGPVWAGSLFPFLFITIACGAVSGFHALISSGTTPKMLANETQARMIGYGGMLMESFVAMMALISASIIDPGVYFAMNSPMGALNPTGLADIAMAASTTVSNWGFVVTPDVLTQIAADVGEKSIISRAGGAPTLAVGMAQIIHSALGGLGSMSFWYHFAILFEALFILTAVDAGTRAARFMLQDLLGLINPNLKRTNSMFANLLATALVVASWGYFLYVGVVDPLGGINTLWPLFGITNQMLAAIALMLCTVVLFKMKQQAYAWVSIVPATWLVVCTMSAGWLKAFSSDPAVSFFAKANQLQALLTSGNFKPNAVFKSQASVEQVIFNNQLDGVLILGFMAVVVVMIGFTVQACLKALKSEQPTTNEVPYAPMPANAEAIISGTAH; via the coding sequence ATGTCAGCAAACAGTTCAAGCACATCTTCAAAGATTGCTTGGTTATTTGTAGCCATCCTAGGCGCTATTGCGTTTGGCTATATTGCATTAAATCACGGTGAAACGATTAATGCTATGTGGGTGTTAACAGCATCGGTGTGTGTTTATTTGATTGGTTATCGCTTTTACAGCCTTTACATTGCAGATAAGGTTTTAAAAGTTGATGCTACACGTATGACACCAGCGTTTCGTCATAATGACGGACTTGATTATGTTCCAACCAACAAAGTCATTCTCTTTGGTCACCATTTTGCGGCAATCGCAGGTGCTGGTCCATTGGTCGGTCCTGTTTTAGCAGCTCAAATGGGTTATCTTCCAAGTATGCTTTGGATCTTAATCGGTGTTGTTATAGCAGGTGCTGTACAAGATTATATGGTTCTCTTTGTCTCCACAAGACGTGATGGTCGATCACTCGGAGAGCTTGTCAAAACAGAAATGGGCACCATCCCGGGTGTTATTGCACTTATTGCATGTTTTATGATCATGATCATTATCTTGGCAGTTCTTGCAATGGTTGTTGTTAAAGCCCTTACTCACAGTCCTTGGGGTACATTTACCGTAGCATTTACCATCCCATTAGCCTTCTTTATGGGAATTTACCTACGCTTTATCCGCCCAGGTAAAATTCTTGAAGCTTCTGTTTTTGGTATTGCTGGTCTTATCTTTGGCATTATCGTTGGTGGAGAAGTTGCAGCAAGTCCAACATGGGCTCCTTACTTTGACCTTAGCGGTGTTGCACTTACATGGGCATTGGTTATCTATGGTTTCGTTGCAGCTGTACTTCCTGTATGGTTACTTCTTGCACCTCGTGATTACCTCTCTACCTTCCTAAAAATCGGTGCTATTATTGGTCTTGCTATTGGTATCATTGTTTTAATGCCTAATATGCAAATGCCAGCTGTCACCAAATACGCTTTTGATGGACATGGACCAGTATGGGCAGGAAGTCTGTTCCCATTCTTGTTTATTACAATTGCATGTGGTGCGGTTTCTGGTTTCCACGCACTCATCTCTTCAGGTACAACACCTAAAATGCTTGCCAATGAAACACAAGCACGTATGATCGGTTACGGTGGTATGTTGATGGAGTCTTTCGTTGCAATGATGGCGTTGATTTCAGCTTCTATCATTGATCCAGGTGTTTACTTTGCGATGAACAGCCCTATGGGCGCACTGAACCCAACAGGTTTAGCAGACATTGCTATGGCAGCTTCTACAACCGTTAGTAACTGGGGCTTTGTTGTCACACCTGATGTTCTCACTCAAATTGCAGCTGATGTTGGTGAAAAAAGCATTATCTCTCGTGCGGGTGGCGCACCTACTCTAGCAGTTGGTATGGCACAGATCATTCACTCAGCACTTGGAGGATTAGGTTCGATGTCTTTTTGGTATCACTTCGCAATTTTATTTGAAGCACTCTTCATTTTGACTGCGGTTGATGCAGGTACACGTGCAGCGCGCTTTATGTTGCAAGATTTACTCGGACTCATCAATCCAAACTTGAAAAGAACCAACTCAATGTTTGCAAACTTACTAGCAACAGCGTTGGTTGTTGCTTCTTGGGGTTACTTCCTTTATGTGGGCGTTGTCGATCCATTGGGCGGTATCAATACGTTATGGCCACTCTTTGGTATTACCAACCAAATGCTAGCAGCGATCGCGTTGATGCTTTGTACTGTGGTTCTCTTCAAAATGAAACAACAAGCATATGCATGGGTTTCTATTGTTCCAGCAACATGGCTTGTTGTTTGTACGATGAGTGCAGGCTGGTTAAAAGCATTTAGTTCTGATCCAGCGGTCAGTTTCTTTGCCAAAGCAAACCAACTTCAAGCACTTTTAACAAGTGGTAACTTTAAACCAAATGCGGTCTTTAAATCTCAAGCATCCGTTGAGCAAGTTATTTTCAATAACCAACTTGATGGTGTTTTGATCCTCGGTTTTATGGCAGTCGTTGTTGTTATGATTGGCTTTACAGTTCAAGCGTGCCTTAAAGCGCTTAAATCTGAACAACCTACAACCAATGAAGTCCCTTATGCTCCAATGCCTGCAAATGCAGAAGCAATCATAAGCGGTACTGCGCACTAA
- a CDS encoding YbdD/YjiX family protein, with protein MFENLAKAGKYLGQAARLMVGVPDYDTYVQHIRLTHPEQTPMSYEEFYRERVEARYGGKNGSSRCC; from the coding sequence ATGTTTGAAAATCTCGCGAAAGCTGGAAAATATTTGGGTCAAGCCGCACGTTTGATGGTGGGTGTGCCTGATTATGATACGTATGTGCAACACATTCGTCTCACACATCCAGAACAAACACCTATGAGTTATGAAGAATTTTATAGAGAACGTGTTGAAGCACGTTATGGAGGTAAAAATGGCAGTTCACGCTGTTGCTAA
- a CDS encoding CobW family GTP-binding protein: MAVHAVANEHHLTSTPLPVTILTGFLGAGKTTLINYLLEHNQGERIAIIENEFGAVNVDGALLKKDADVEIVELSNGCVCCSIRGELTQALHELLAKIDSGAFKADHLLLETTGLADPAPIVQAFFVDEIIRERIMLDAVITLVDGIHILKQLDEHRVAASQIGFADRIILTKADSIDDMQKEIVLSRINAINSKAEIFEAYKGALPKEIWIGIGAFDLSDALHVNQGFYQAKDVQNIQFKSFSAQKQTQSWSDDIQSYVFEAGELDIKKIGEFMETLVEEYGNDMLRYKGVLAVNSDERRLIVQGVHKVVGFDFGAPFESERKSLLVVIGRYLPYEELKVQFLQTVA, from the coding sequence ATGGCAGTTCACGCTGTTGCTAATGAACATCATCTAACTTCTACCCCACTTCCTGTCACGATTTTAACAGGCTTTTTAGGCGCAGGTAAGACTACACTTATCAACTATCTTTTAGAACACAATCAGGGTGAACGAATTGCCATCATCGAAAATGAGTTTGGTGCCGTCAATGTTGATGGAGCGCTGCTCAAAAAAGATGCCGATGTAGAAATCGTTGAACTGAGCAATGGCTGTGTCTGTTGTAGCATCAGAGGCGAGTTAACCCAAGCACTTCACGAATTGCTTGCAAAAATAGACTCTGGCGCGTTTAAAGCCGATCATCTGCTTTTAGAAACAACGGGACTGGCGGATCCTGCACCGATTGTTCAAGCCTTTTTTGTCGATGAGATTATTCGTGAGCGCATCATGTTGGATGCGGTGATTACACTGGTGGACGGCATTCATATCCTTAAACAGCTCGATGAACACAGAGTTGCCGCATCACAAATCGGTTTTGCCGATCGCATCATCCTCACCAAAGCCGATAGCATCGATGATATGCAAAAAGAGATCGTTCTCTCTCGCATCAATGCCATCAACTCCAAAGCCGAGATTTTTGAAGCGTATAAGGGAGCTTTACCTAAAGAGATTTGGATAGGTATTGGAGCATTTGATCTGAGTGATGCTTTACATGTAAACCAAGGTTTCTACCAAGCTAAAGATGTTCAAAACATTCAGTTTAAAAGTTTTAGTGCTCAAAAACAGACCCAATCTTGGAGTGATGACATCCAATCGTATGTCTTTGAAGCAGGCGAACTTGACATCAAAAAAATCGGTGAATTTATGGAGACACTTGTTGAAGAGTACGGCAACGATATGCTGCGCTACAAAGGTGTCCTTGCCGTGAACAGTGATGAGCGTCGTTTAATCGTTCAAGGTGTCCACAAAGTCGTAGGGTTTGATTTTGGAGCACCGTTTGAGAGCGAGCGTAAATCTTTACTCGTGGTTATCGGACGTTATTTGCCTTACGAAGAACTCAAAGTTCAATTTCTCCAAACCGTAGCTTAA